A segment of the Populus nigra chromosome 12, ddPopNigr1.1, whole genome shotgun sequence genome:
TTTACTGGATGTAAAGTGTTATAAAGCTATTAAAGTTTAGGATATACAATGTAGTTTTTCAAAACATAgaggcaaaacaaaaaaaatacaaaaaatatagtttCTTGAATTCTCCCCAAATGCTTCTAAGAATAGCAAAAATTTTGAGAATAAGCATAAATGGCTCTCATTGCACttgttttactatatatatatatatatatatatatctacagACACCCACATTTATCCTCTTTGACTTTTGTTCAAACCCAATTTGTAGGTcgttcttcattttttaaatgctcCTCAACTTATTGTAATAAAGTCTTTGAGACTATTATTTGGTTCTTATATCTTCCACCAAATGAGTACTCTTTCTGAGCTAAATACAGATTCTCTATAACTTGTAAAAACAAACATCTTTCCATATCTTGTTGAAGTCCAAAATTCTGATTCCAATTCTAATTCCAATTCCAATTCTAAGGATTTCAATTCCAATAAGAGAATTGACTAACAAACACATCACCAATTATAACGACCAGGTTTTGCGCTAACCTATAAAAATAGAGACCATGAACTAGCAAATtgattcaaatatttttcaaacatcCCTcacaatcaaacaaacaaaaccaattGAGCCTTCAGTTGAGCAACAACGTAGCCTTGAACTAGCTATAAACACTTATCGAACCAATAAATTCCGACTAACCACTCTAGTACTAGCAAACACATCACTAAACCATCAAACCCTAACCAGCCACTCTAGCCTAAAACCTCCATTTAAACCTCAGCCATCCTGAACCAACATAGCTCTATTGAACCTCTTCATCTCTCTCTAACAATAtagcatagttttaaaaacaatagATTAGCTTTTATTTGGGTTTAGAAATTGCATTAGTCATACgaagagagagaaattatagagaaattaaaaaaaattgatattttttttgtaagtgattattacttaaaaatgcatttttatcaaggttttatatcatcattttgcactggaagtatcaataactccttaactagagcatgttttataatatcatgtctaatactataagatacctttaatttatggtaaatatttatcttaaatgcaaacctatcacataaatgaaaagattgattgatgagtttaactactgaaattgagaagataaaaagagggctaagttgagaaaaaaaatgttggttcagtccaaactggaacactattcagtcattgggtcatatctggagctgtagatcttgaatttcaatttggtttatatggatagaaagctaaaacataggcctaaaacattcatgagagtccaagactcaattctggcTTTTGGAAATCCAAATCTTAGCATCAAAAGAGAAGCCTGAAGctgtcctacagcccagacactgtttagtgttcagcccatatctcgagttttagaagtccaaatgcatcgattctttttttgttggaaagctgagacaatttcctagaactttcatgagacaatctattcaaattatgattttagcaatgatgttttgttcagataAGAAAATAAGGactgttaccaagtcaagatgtggccacccactcaacaattagtcatcaaatcaatagttccaaattttggcctataaaaggaggtatttgccatgcatttaggtattttggttttcagatcaagatcatgttcttgcttttttttatatttttttttaatgcttaaattttgctttcattaatctcttatgcttttcatttcctttcttttacttagttaacttatatcttatttatgttcttatcttgtttatttatgtttctctctttcattatgtttagttaagtttattatgtcaatgtgaaaaggttacactaatagtGTAAAAAgtagtataatataaactcaacatggactttaatgtttgtttctaacatgttttgtatttgttatcttgttcatttttaatactttgcttgttaaatgattaatctagatttatattatataacccttagtacaacaaatacttggcacttttgTAGctcaaccgtatggtataaccgacacctgtgctatgaaaggaacttgatttgttgttaacataagttataatcatgaatacctgataacatttacaagtattagcattattcgaacaagataactaatgtaatcatgttaacaatttataattcgattggaacctcctttatgtgtggtttccagttgagtaataaaaagagtttatactatacttgtttgaaataccattagtggatcctctaaccttgataattgtttttattatggtttaatcttcacattaatcttacatctcaaagtcctctttaaaccatcatcatcatcatcatcattatttataatttatacagttAACTTTTATGTGGTTTGACCTCAGTCTTGCcgaattatttattacttcgacactcctacacttggaagaagacataaattttttggTCATATCAGTAAGTATTCCAAATATATATCTATAGAGGTAATTTGgataatttattaaacttaaatATTTGAGTTAACACATgatataaactataatttttatataaaaaatagagttcaagcaaaaaaaaaaactaaacaagggaTATAAAGTGTaaatattccaaaaacaaatcttttggCAAAAATGATATTATATGAAAGATATCAATGTAAATAAGGGGTGTTCATGGTCTGGTTCGATTCAGTTTTGGTCCAAAAAACTAACCGAACTAGGAgttgtaattttgaaaaatttaacctGAATCGAACCAAAAACTAGTTGAAACTAAATTGGATCGGCTCAGTTCggctttgttttttctaattaaactgGCTGGACCtgtttctaattaattaggCCTTTTCTTATTGGGCTTAGGCTTTTCTTacaatgttttggattgtttggaTAATGGCCTTAAAAGATGTTTTGatctttacttttatttgttatGTGTCATTTTACTAATGCAAATTTTAGATTGCTTATTAGATATTCTTCCATTTTGAGGAGGTTTTTAACAAATGATCcttcaaacacaaacaaataagttttgccttcatttttttttcctactctACCCTTACCTTCTGTTTTTCTTACCTTCTTAACTTAGAAAAAAGGTTGATGTGCCTATCTTAGAACATAGATGATGATAAATATAGCAAATACATTCCAACATAAATATCAGGTTTACAGCTTCCCCCATATCAAAAGATATAAACCTATGTATAATAATTTATGATGTTGCACCTTTTACTACATTGTTGCTATATTGTTGGTAACATGAAAATTCAGAAACCCACAAAAGAATTAAGCATTAATATAAGCATAGAAAGGAAAATCAATTGTCTCCTCTTAATTGTTTATTATGttaaacataattaacataaaatatattttccacATGAAAATGCAAATTCCATTTAGAGATTCAAGCCAACAACTtgaaaagtcataaaaaaacacatttgcatgttttaataaacacatattaatatattaaacgAAACCAACCATCTTTATTTGGAccaaatagaaacaaaattatatatatgtataaatataGGAATGTAATTTAGAAAGTGAACATGTatgaaattctattttttctaaCAAGAGGATCCTCGAGTTTAGGGGGAAACGAGATGATCTCAATCAGGATCACCATTCTACAGGCTTTATAATAGGAATACAACATAATACAAAATCTAGTTATAACTCAACTGCATCGATGGCAAACAAAGTCCTCAATTATCTTCTTAATTTTAGTATGGATTTGTTGCTTCCTTATGATTCTTTCCAGGtacaatataattaacaaactttAGTCATAAAGCTCCTTTTTAAGATCTTTTATTACTTGtatcatatattaatttcaatatatatatacactaattTAACAAtgctttaaaaacaattatgtgcATGACAAAAGTAAActaataaatcttatttttttttaaaattgctatTCCTATAGCTAATCATTCAAAGATAATGATTCATTCCCTAGAACCGAAGTTTCATTCCCTAGAACTGAAGTAagtagaataaattaaaaaggcaTGCATCACAATCAATACTCATGGctaaggttgttaaaatcgcaagttgactcgtaaaattgTATGATTTTAGGAGTCAATATATGCTTAACGtgtaaaatcactttaaaaactcaaaaattgataaaatcgggtgaaattgaattaaaacgcgagtttagaattgtttttatgatttcaacaaaaaacataTACTACAGAATATGTTTTCCTCCAAGCACCAGCTCTTCACAGTCTATATTAATATTAGCCATTAATTAGCCACCGTGAGATCGATGACTTCCTCTTCATCAATAGTGGCAACACTCCTTTTTTCCCATCATCAACGACTTTCTCTTTAGTCTTCATCAACAacgctctctttttttttccatcatcaaCGACATCCTCATCAGTCTTTACTCTTCATCAACATCGCTCTCCTCTTCAGTCTTCATCAATAACTTCCTCTTCAATCTTCATCAACATCACTCTCCTTTTTTCCCCATCATTAACGACTTCCTCTTCATCGTAAGTTGTTCTATTTATAATGTCTACTGAGTTTAAAAGTGAAAATGTGATATTCCTCTATACAGATGCTGATTTTCATGGTCCTGATTGCCCATGATTTTGAATAACAATTTTTCCCTTTATAATGTTTTGCTTGATGGAATGATTAGTATGATGATTTTGAAGTTTGCTTTGGAAAGCTCTCACATGCTTTTATATGCTGGGACATGTTCTGTGGTGTtccatgtttatattttttcttcctaaTGGGGTTGCTCAACCTGTATTTTTGCTATAGCATCTTAAATGAACCCTAGTAAATTTTTGCCTACCTTGTATTATTAATTACACATCTGATTGGTGTTGCAACCAAGgctgtcaattccgtttcggtaggtgttttgttttttcaattggaacggaatgtttcagtttcggagtgtttcggcgtgccgtttcagggttgtactgttcatatatatatatatatatattcaacaaacataattcaaattcaagataaattaattataaattatgcaatacaaacacaatgccaaacaaatataatttcaaaatttaaaatatttctaaatagtcaagattaaatagatctttaacttaaagtaattcaacttaaacaaaatatcaaaatattataaaagtaaaatgttttaacacaaatattttaaatataaagttaggtcaatattattaaggctaatgaaatctaaagcatcccttgttttgctcaaattcctacaaagtataaacatgaaaaaaaacaacatgaatataaaccatatatattagtgataaatctaattttaaaaaattaatatcattgttaatgaaaatagtaataataattttcaatgtcatttttaatatcattgttatagaaaatagtaataaaaaagagctttttataattgggtgatttaattaattaaattgaataaggttcaatttaattcaatggcttttcaagagcggaacgaaacatgtggaatggaactgaaacgtttcgggcggaatttagccgaaaaatccggaacggaccgagatttaaaatgagatgaaatttgttctgttttgtttcgttttttgaattggtatggaatgtttcggctaTTCCGGGCGGAACGGaatggaattgacaaccttggttgcAACGGATACTAGTGTGCAAAGGTGTTGTTGAGTTCGTTCCAGTAATTCTACTTCTTTATAAGTCTTTTCCCTTGTtgaccctttaaaaaaaaacctaaaaaaaactgatcgATCATATCtaagattaattatattttttgttggaaGCGAGTTGGTATCATCTCTATATTACTACGCATATTTCTTTGGAAAGCATGTTCTCCATGAGGGTAATGTTTAATtgtttatgttgaatttttcttgcTGGAAAGGGATTTTTGGTTACAGCTCCCTTTATGTAATTGATGGtgtttttgtcttatttttagtCGATGCTTGGGATGTTGGAAAGAGATTGcattttctcaattttcttGTGATCTTGGATAGCTTTGCCAAAGTTGTGTTTGTATTGATTACAATTTGGTTCTAATAATCACGTTTGAATTGATTACATAGCTGATTTAAATTGATTCTTGAATTACTGAACACATGGCATCTAGGAAAAATTCATCTGGTAATAGGCTTGATGTGGGATGACAACATGATATAGATATTGATAAGAATTCAAGAAAAGTTCAGTGCAAgtattgtcaaaaaattatcaattgagGCATTTTCCGTTTCAAACATCATTTGGCTTGCaactatgtatttatatttatttaaaccatatatttttaggtgcatgaactatgtatgaatttttatttgaatcatatattttaagattttacgATTCATTTTTACAATCCAAGTgtatatttcatttttcatgtcATGTCAAAAATATTACAATGAGTAATTAGTTAAACCCCAGCTACTAATTAGTAATTAATACAATCCAAATACAATCCAAGCTAAGAgacattaatatataaaattgaagatTAACTTTGAGAGAAGTCAAGGGGGATGGGGAGGTGGGTTTAGTTTGACTACTATGAAGTGAGATGGAGAGAAGTTGCTTAGAGTCGAGAGAGATTGAAGAATGAGAacgagaaagagaaagagaagttaGAGGGAGATGGGGAGGTGGGTTTGGTTTGGCTGTTATGAAGTGAGATGGAGAGAAGTTGCTTACAATCGAGAGAGATGGAAGAACAGGAAAGAGAAATCAAAGGGAGAAGGGGAGGTGGGTTTGGTTTGGCTACTATGAAGTGAGATGAAGAGAAGTTGCTTATAATCGAGAGAGATAGAAGAATAAAAACGAGAGAGATGCTTTGGTTTCTTTAATTGTGGTTGGTGGCTGTTTGGTGAAATGAGAGGAATTATTTTAGGGTTAAGTTAATTGATaaggatttaaaatttatatttaaaaaaaaagatactaggttttttttataagatccggtgtagtttaataattttattttttgaaactaATCAAACCAAGTCTATAATctatataatgatttttaattcatttaggccatgtttgttttttgaaaagtggtttccgggaaaccactttccaaactttcatgtgtttgtttgccattagaaaagttggtcaacagaaaacactttccagtcaaagaaaaatttggcttggtttccaggaaagtgttttcctggaaaatttggacggaaaacactttccggaagttgtgaaaattttagaaatgtcatattatttgctgattatatcaaatttggtcctcaaacttttaattgctatatatattttgttttgaatatttatttttcaatttcatctcttaaaatttaatttttatattaactttggttctcatttttataattgttatttgctttttctttatcatgtttttattaaatttttttatctatcaaatttgatctctattcttttgattgttacttattttatttgaaataatttataaaatgttaattattattattttaatttcttcatcttttatttttttattttttagatttgatttctattatttctattattatttattttatttgagataatttatgaaattttttttttcaatttcattctcattcaactttttaatttataagatttattccttattattttaataaacttgagaaaaataaaacattaataagttattttccagctcattttacatgacataaccaaacactggaaagtgttttccaacttattttctattacactaccaaacatcaaaaaataatttacttttctaaaatttactttatcaaatttatttttttaaaaaaaattacttttccaacaaacaaacaggatttaatcagtttttccttttaattcgatttttttttttcactcggataatcagttttttctttttacaccCCCGTGGATGGAAATGTTTCGCAGTCTTATTAGAGTGGCAAAGCGTCTGTGTGAGAGAGGAAGAAGTGAAGAAGTTTGTTGTGAAAAGAAGAGACAAAGAGGAAGAAGCAAGTAAAAATGGCGGCGAGAGGAGGAGCTTTGCTGAAATACCTGAGAGTGAATGTAAAGGCCTCACCTACTACTAGAAACCCTAACAACAACGGCCTCTTCGGTCTCTCCTTCAATACCATCTGCCGCCGTTTCTCCGAGGAAGTTAGAGGCACCTTTCTTGACAAATCTGAGGTCTCCGATCGAGTTGTCAATGTTGTCAAGAACTTCCAGAAAGTCGATCCTTCCAAGGTAATTAATaagctcttcttttctttttttacaaaatcaGATTTAATGCTGactacttttcttttctgtgtATTTAAATCTGTTATACCGTTGATTAAAATAAACCTACAAATTAATGATGTGTTGGTCAAATAAATTGAAAGCTTCATTTTTGTTCTTCTGGGTGTAGGGTTTTAGCTTTTTTGGGTAAATTTTAATCATATTGCAACTTGaatgaaatgaagaagaagaagaagaagtggttGTAATTTTGTGACTGTTCATGCTGTTAATCCAATTTCTTTTAGGAAACAAACAAAATGgaagtttgatttatttgtgttgtGACTTCTGAGAAGCTGAATTTGTTATGCTCATTTTTTATGACTTCTAAGTCATTGCTCTGCTGCTGGCGTTTTGAATTCTTGTAGTGTTTCTCACCGGGCTTTTGAAAGTTTTGATTATATGGTTTATCTCAAAGTTGGCAATGTGATGTGAAAGTAAATATTGTTGGATTTACTTTGGAGAGTAAAATCTGTATGGAAGACTTTTAGGCTTAATTAAATGGTGTTTGATGATTAGTAATCTTGCTAAGTTGAAGACAAAGATAAATTTGTATTCTATAAATGTTCATTCTATTTTTCATGTGTAATCATTGAGTTGATCAGGGCAACCAATGCTGCCTTCGATTGAATTTTTAGCACTCTAGATTAAATGCATGTTTAGGTTTGGTACGTTGGACGGACATTGTGGCCTGGTTTTTTAACATTGAGGTAGTAGGGTCTTCTGATCTTCAATCTTCAAAATTATGTGATAAAAGGTCCTGTTACAGTGTTTTTGAATCAGTCTACTCTCAAGGAGAAAGTTTATCTGAAAAATATAATGGCATGAAGGTTATTAGCCCAAAACAGAGTACAGAGTTGGATCATTACTTGCCACTGTTTCCAATCTTTCCGTTTGATTTTTGGACCATGATGTAGATCTATCCTAGCTCTCTTTTCTGCTTTTTTACATCAAATCGCTTGTAGGACTCTGTAATATGATTGGTAGTGCAGTTGGTCATAATCACTCATTCTCAGTCCTAATGATTGTATCAGAATTGAAGTGTTGGTCCCTTGAAAATTCCTGATTTATCAATGGTTTCCAGCTTATACATTGAATTCTTACACCAAATGATCTCTGTTCTGAGATTTAGATTGCATTGTTTTCTACATCATTGCTAGTGACAATTTTGCATGTTAAAGGTTTTGATAGCATAGCAATATCTCATGTTCATTCATTACAACTGGAACTTTGTTTGTTGGATGGATGTGATGAATCTTTATAGCATGTTTGATGCCCTAGAATGTGCTGAATTGGTTTGTAGTAGTGCTTGGAGGTTGCATGTCTAATTTAGGAATTTGAGTTGTTATGGAGACTTTATGCAGATATGTTTCTGCTCAAACATGGGCTCGTTGTTTGGATTTCCTATCCCAGCTATTTCACCCCATTTCCAATGGTTTGTTAGGTCAGTGAGTTTGTTGCCAGGATAGATGGGTTCCTGGCGTGGAAATTTGTTTAGTTTGCTGAAGAGGTTTCATTCATTTTTAGCAATTATTTTACCTCATTTCCCTACGGTGGAATACAGCCTTGagaatttgaatgaaaaatgtAATGCTTTTCTTAGCATATAGTATTTGGTGTATTTCAACATTTCTTTCTGATGAATCTGTGCTCTGTAGGCACTTGTAATTTCTCATTGGATACTTGCTTTCAATGCTTGTCTTATCTCAtctaaaaaaagggaaagattgCATAGATTCATTAAACTGTCCTCTATGCATATCTGATTTTGGTTGATATTCATTTTTTGCCTTTTCAGGTTACACCTGATGCCCATTTCCAGAATGATCTTGGGTTAGATAGTTTAGACACTGTTGAGATTGTGATGGCCCTTGAAGAAGAGTTTCAGTTTGAGATCCCAGATAATGAAGCAGACAAGATCAGTACCGTCAGTCTTGCCATTGACTTCATATCTTCACACCCTCAAGCAAAGTAGGGGAAGTGCGAACCTGCCGTCTTTACTTCCTTCTTTTTCTACAAGGATTAGCTGCATGAGTAAAATCTCGTATTTTGGTACctatttttcctttgaaaacATGTTTGATATGTCTGTCGATTCATCCATCCTGAATTATGGTTGAAGAGGATTGTTTCAGTATTTGTGACTTGAATGCTTGCTCATCCAGTTGAAGGGACTTGCAATGTCCTAATGAACCAAACTACTGGTTGACACGAGTTGTTCACGTCTATCTgatatctttaataaaaaaaaaatagaggtcaTTTCCCATCTAGGTGCTTGGAAATTACTAATGAAATGCTCCCTGTGATTGGGAAAATATGGAACTAGGTTTTTGGGGCAATTAACCATAAAGATGGTTGGTACAAGTGGTAGTCAGCGTGGATTTGGACAGAAGAAGTCAGTAATTAGGCCATATTGATGCAAGTGCTGAAATGGAATAGAAATCATGGTTCGGTATTTTATCCTCGTGAAATAATTGATGCGCCATTAAAGCTGTGAAAATCATAGGAAGTGTTCAAAAGTTCATTGAAAAGGTTTCTGTTATCCTTTCTTATAAGAGATTGAAGGGGTTTGGTTGTTCACCGAAGCTCCGTTTCATGTTTATGGCACGTTGGTAAAACCTAGAATCCAACATCTACGAGGACGGTAGCTCAACATTTTCCAACGCCTTCTTATTGCTATTGCAAGACCAAGCTCCATGAGGCTTGTTTGCTGGTGTGGATGCGGGTGCGAAACATTTGAGGTTTAGGTTTTACTAGAATCACAGCAGCTACCACGTGATTATATATAACACCGTGATTACACTGAATTTCAACACCTTCCAACATGCAAATGGAAGCCTTGTGACGAAGAACAAATACAAACACTgacaggaaaatatatatatatatatatatatatatatatatatatatatatatatatatgccatgTAAAGCTCGTGTCTAGTAGCAGAAATTGCAGATTGCAATAACAAGCAATGAAATGTCATAGATTATCCAAGCAGCCCACTTGACAGCAGGGGGGAATGGGATTGAAATGGTGATGAAAAACACGGTGGCTGCCAGGAAAACTGCAACTTTACCCAACACTTTGGATGTTCTCGGAAACCTGGTGGGGTTGATAAAATGTGAAACAAAGAGGCAAGAAAAGAGAACTGCAACAAGAATAGAGAGTAAATGCAAGGAATCGGGTTTGGAATGAGTAATTTGGTGAAAATGAAGGGCTATTTCAAGTCCTGGTGAGAAGCAGATGCTTATAAGCGTCTTTTGCCATTCCATTTCCTGCTTAGCATGGAACATTTTGACCTGCTCTTCTTCTTCGTTCATGGTGGGAGGTGGTAGCTGCTGTGATTCTAGTTGTCCTGCTCTATGCCAGAGTCGGGACACAGATTCTGGAACTGAAAGAATAAACCCTTGATAACTCGAGCACCATTCTCCATGGTTTTCCTGAGCTGTAAGCTATAAAGCTTGAGAAGACtaggaaataatttaaaagaaccGAAAAAAATAGTCGAAAAAGTATGCTTGTGATGCTGATATTACCAGCTTATTTATACCAgcagaaaagaaagagatggaGTTTGTTGATAATCGGATTCGGACCTCAAGATGAAGTCATCAAACGAATGTTGGAGTTTGAGAAAAGTCAATCgaacttgtaaattttttaaggTCCGATTGACTTTTCTCAAACTCCAACATTCGGTTGATGACAAACTCCATCTCTTTCTTCGACAAACTCCATCTCAAACAAAGGTccgattaatttttcttgtgtaaataataatcatatatttttttttatggacctTATCTACGATCTAGGTTTAATTCAATTAACCCCCCCAATAAATCATTTCTAGACATCACTTAAGCTGTGATATGGAgtgatttattttatacttgttaaATCATCAAATAATTACGAATGATAGAACTAATTGAATTTTAGAATTGTTAATCAGGTTTAACCCATCGCAGTATACTTATTATTACCCTATAAATAAcaactaataaattaaaaaggaagtaggggtctgaaaaaaatcaaaaaactaattaaatcgagaaaattaaaaaataaataattaaaaaaattaaaccatgaaaaaaaactgattaaactaattagaatattttaaaaaatattcggTTTATTTTGGTTTCGGTTTCATAAGCTTGAAATCGAAAAACATCAATCCAAACAAACcgatttagttaaaaataaactgaatcgaaaaaaaaaaatcgaaccgaaaaaAATCAAGCCCATCGAAAAgtccaaaaaaacaatatagtttttttatttttaatatcaaataaccaaaccaaaactgaaattaaacCGAACCAAAATCGAACTGAACTGAACAGAATCAAAACCGGTTGGTTGGtaccggtttcggtttggttttttctattttacaaaaattttatttaattgtttttataaaaaaactggaCTGAACTAGAAATGATTACtcccgaaaaaaaaaacatgaatttattgCATTAGATACAGCAGAGGCTctgcataataaataaataaataaataataaaaaaaaaaaacctagaagaagaggaagaggaaaagGAGAAGGAAGGAGGAACAAAATTGCCTGTGTTTTTGATCTTCCTGTTGAACAATATTGCGAGTACAGTTTTCCTTGTAAATTTGATTGCGGAATGGGAAAAATTGAAGATTTATTATCAACATTTGAGCAAATTGA
Coding sequences within it:
- the LOC133669247 gene encoding acyl carrier protein 2, mitochondrial-like, with the translated sequence MAARGGALLKYLRVNVKASPTTRNPNNNGLFGLSFNTICRRFSEEVRGTFLDKSEVSDRVVNVVKNFQKVDPSKVTPDAHFQNDLGLDSLDTVEIVMALEEEFQFEIPDNEADKISTVSLAIDFISSHPQAK